One genomic window of Arachis stenosperma cultivar V10309 chromosome 10, arast.V10309.gnm1.PFL2, whole genome shotgun sequence includes the following:
- the LOC130957433 gene encoding uncharacterized protein LOC130957433 — protein sequence MEETKKEEFTVGVRKETPEGINLQEKHVQPTLQQHIQPTEATPKDRILVHEYKPRIPYPQRLQRENKEKQYSKFLEIFKTLYINISFIKALEQMSLYAKFMKDLLSKKKSLKEGQTVVMTKECSAIIQRNFPTKKKDPGSFQIPCIIGNTTFDRALYELGASINLMPLSVMKRLQIQELKPTHIAL from the coding sequence ATGGAAGAAACTAAGAAGGAGGAGTTCACTGTTGGAGTAAGAAAAGAAACTCCAGAGGGTATTAATCTTCAAGAAAAGCACGTGCAACCTACTCTCCAGCAACATATTCAACCCACAGAAGCCACACCAAAAGATAGAATTCTAGTGCATGAGTACAAGCCAAGAATTCCATATCCTCAAAGGCTCCAAAGAGAAAACAAGGAGAAGCAATATTCTAAATTCTTGGAGATATTCAAGACTTTGTACATCAACATTTCATTCATAAAAGCTCTTGAACAAATGTCTTTATATGCAAAATTTATGAAGGATTTGTTGTCCAAGAAGAAATCATTGAAGGAAGGTCAAACCGTTGTAATGACTAAGGAGTGTAGTGCAATTATTCAACGAAACTTTCCAACAAAGAAGAAAGATCCAGGAAGTTTTCAAattccttgcattattggcaaTACTACCTTTGATAGAGCTTTATATGAATTAGGAGCAAGTATTAATCTAATGCCTTTATCTGTGATGAAGAGATTGCAAATTCAAGAGCTGAAGCCCACACACATAGCTCTATAA